From Paenibacillus polymyxa, the proteins below share one genomic window:
- a CDS encoding SMI1/KNR4 family protein has translation MWRIHFEQQFVKCPEATGEQIGDFLSTWNIKLSEQEIHEIQQRQVNPFPKSSPFYDQYKPLDPVGWHLPQEQFPDSYIELLKYSNGGEFQNGERYFQFFNTEDLREMNLAYELPEYMPGAVSFAMDGSGNHYMFDMREEKRNNEYPILFAHSGSLGYDECEQVAHSFIELCTEKWELY, from the coding sequence ATGTGGAGAATTCATTTTGAGCAACAGTTTGTAAAATGCCCGGAAGCAACTGGTGAACAAATCGGGGATTTTTTGAGCACATGGAACATCAAGCTATCGGAGCAGGAAATTCACGAAATCCAACAAAGACAAGTGAACCCTTTCCCGAAATCGTCTCCATTTTATGATCAATATAAACCGCTAGATCCTGTGGGCTGGCATCTGCCCCAAGAACAATTTCCTGATAGTTACATAGAATTGCTGAAATACTCTAATGGCGGGGAATTTCAAAATGGAGAACGTTATTTTCAATTTTTCAATACCGAGGATTTGAGAGAAATGAACCTCGCCTACGAGCTGCCAGAGTATATGCCCGGTGCCGTGTCGTTTGCGATGGATGGTAGTGGAAATCACTATATGTTTGATATGAGAGAGGAAAAAAGAAACAACGAATACCCCATTCTTTTTGCTCATTCTGGTAGCTTGGGGTATGACGAATGTGAACAGGTTGCCCATTCATTTATAGAGCTGTGTACGGAAAAATGGGAATTATATTGA
- a CDS encoding immunity 26/phosphotriesterase HocA family protein: MNSWLTNALRPYFGLETLEEHWDVVEIKEGYFICMDGDVIRKRISSKEDAYGEADVEIFTRDRAVVLPKTARGKEKKLNYTSVSSISAEGVTFSAGIRRDRPISYVTAVNSKTGVRLPITGCEHLHSKEEIMDWLQRYPSLVPNDYDRKLDRLKHMKNQRYKTIPGDIFRVEIDLFTDGYVLVVGDLRQMQKDQLFAKESIWNSVMTMPLFVRPYLCTSRDRSITLESITAAPLSDTTWIVMDDSFMRGSYEWVGHKALVEEDIVFPMGYGISTDSSKERIYRLSWGTGTISKPEGETVFKSSREFLNNGVYSGIITDCFGPWEEGEWHKTLDNPLYREERRKALAEFGFPEDISYDEFNRQTGGLTRSEYLAYLTRIYSGKRKKK, encoded by the coding sequence ATGAATAGTTGGTTAACCAACGCGTTACGACCCTATTTTGGGCTGGAGACGCTGGAAGAACATTGGGACGTGGTAGAAATTAAAGAAGGATATTTTATTTGTATGGATGGAGATGTTATTCGCAAGCGAATTTCTTCCAAAGAGGATGCTTATGGAGAAGCTGATGTAGAGATTTTTACCCGTGATCGGGCAGTTGTTCTGCCTAAAACGGCTCGTGGCAAAGAGAAAAAACTGAACTATACAAGTGTTTCGAGCATCTCAGCAGAAGGTGTGACCTTTTCAGCAGGTATTCGAAGAGATCGTCCTATTAGTTATGTTACTGCTGTGAATAGCAAAACTGGCGTGAGATTGCCCATCACTGGATGTGAGCATTTACATAGTAAAGAAGAGATCATGGATTGGCTTCAACGTTACCCGTCACTTGTGCCTAACGATTATGATCGAAAGCTGGATCGATTAAAGCATATGAAAAACCAGCGCTATAAAACCATTCCAGGAGACATCTTTCGTGTGGAAATAGACCTTTTTACAGATGGGTATGTATTGGTCGTCGGTGATTTGCGCCAAATGCAAAAGGATCAGTTGTTTGCAAAGGAGAGCATATGGAACAGTGTCATGACGATGCCTTTATTCGTACGTCCGTATTTGTGTACAAGTCGTGACCGTTCAATAACTTTAGAATCCATCACAGCCGCCCCGTTATCGGATACAACCTGGATTGTTATGGATGATTCCTTTATGCGAGGGTCCTACGAGTGGGTAGGGCATAAAGCATTGGTAGAAGAGGATATTGTGTTTCCGATGGGTTACGGCATTAGCACGGATAGCAGTAAAGAAAGAATATATAGGCTGTCCTGGGGAACGGGCACAATTTCCAAACCGGAAGGGGAGACAGTGTTCAAGTCTTCGCGGGAATTTTTAAATAACGGTGTGTATTCAGGTATTATTACGGACTGTTTTGGTCCTTGGGAAGAGGGGGAGTGGCACAAAACGCTGGATAATCCGTTGTATCGGGAGGAGCGTCGAAAAGCACTGGCCGAATTCGGATTCCCGGAAGACATTTCGTACGATGAGTTCAACCGCCAAACGGGAGGCCTGACGCGTTCGGAATATCTCGCATACTTGACAAGAATCTATAGCGGAAAAAGAAAGAAGAAATGA
- a CDS encoding endo-beta-N-acetylglucosaminidase yields the protein MKRNKVHKFALKWTALVLTSVLFSQTLSPSVYAGDTLPYKGESAKGPNQPYQHGYASSHILDWTPTQDVYGDMLRARVPLQQRNSPFAATQAQSALSPDTQMFTLSGDYGNAFFDSYPYTNKFSQYLFNYWQYTDYYGYWHGMPTAHVPEELYDPQKDWTEKWFEFGILNIPNPGYTNAAHKNGVLSIACIFFSDNDRGPQTYKQMLVQDAQGEFLVAKKLIEMAKFYGYDGYFINQEEASKGVAKEDIPRYKQFMKYLRDQGMYVQWYDSTVNETGKIAYQNEFNAVNSPFVKDKQYGQVSDSIFLNYWWDKAKLKSSRDHAKQLGLNPLKTVFAGIEGGNGDFGRWKQKYDLRLNIGDNGQPMNSIATLGADFTHNAWMKSLAGRTPIAELTMPING from the coding sequence ATGAAACGTAACAAGGTTCACAAGTTCGCTTTAAAATGGACTGCTCTGGTTTTGACTTCTGTCCTGTTCAGTCAAACCCTCTCTCCATCCGTGTATGCAGGCGATACCCTCCCGTATAAAGGAGAAAGCGCCAAAGGGCCGAATCAGCCTTATCAGCATGGATACGCCAGCTCACATATTTTGGACTGGACTCCCACCCAAGATGTCTATGGAGATATGCTTCGCGCCCGTGTCCCACTGCAACAACGAAACAGCCCCTTTGCAGCCACACAGGCTCAGTCTGCTTTAAGCCCTGACACGCAAATGTTTACACTCAGCGGCGATTATGGTAACGCTTTTTTCGATAGCTATCCCTATACCAATAAATTTAGCCAATATTTGTTCAATTACTGGCAGTATACCGACTATTACGGCTACTGGCATGGTATGCCTACCGCCCATGTCCCTGAAGAGCTATACGATCCACAAAAGGATTGGACGGAAAAGTGGTTTGAGTTCGGCATTCTGAACATTCCAAATCCGGGTTATACGAATGCGGCGCACAAAAACGGCGTTCTCTCCATCGCCTGTATCTTTTTCTCGGATAATGACCGTGGACCGCAAACGTATAAGCAAATGCTCGTACAGGATGCTCAGGGAGAATTTTTAGTAGCCAAAAAATTGATCGAAATGGCGAAATTTTATGGCTATGACGGCTACTTCATCAACCAGGAGGAAGCTTCAAAAGGCGTAGCTAAGGAGGACATCCCGCGTTACAAGCAGTTTATGAAATACTTGCGGGATCAGGGCATGTATGTGCAATGGTACGACTCCACCGTAAACGAAACCGGTAAAATCGCTTATCAAAATGAGTTTAATGCTGTGAATAGTCCTTTTGTCAAAGACAAGCAATACGGACAGGTATCCGATTCTATTTTTCTGAATTATTGGTGGGACAAAGCGAAGCTGAAAAGCTCCCGTGACCATGCCAAGCAATTGGGTCTGAACCCTCTTAAAACTGTTTTTGCCGGGATTGAGGGCGGGAACGGTGACTTTGGCAGATGGAAGCAAAAATACGACCTTCGTCTGAACATTGGTGATAACGGGCAGCCGATGAACAGTATCGCAACGTTGGGAGCCGATTTCACACATAATGCGTGGATGAAGAGCTTGGCGGGCAGGACACCAATCGCAGAGCTGACAATGCCTATCAATGGATGA
- a CDS encoding DUF2625 domain-containing protein: MHTLTVDELVDQDNHAWEEVRNILQEGNNPYRIVLAESESARGDSLYRLQVSTKSYLGTVAYETGGIIFDHGWITLLGAGGPEIYGSLASWNGLQEPVSVPALGGMLIVAYDAAGGFFGLDTGKFGRSGHIYYFAPDALEWESTELAYSGFLSWLAEGDLGLFYQTFRWNGWQSDMEQLQPGEVFAYYPPLWTQEGGGETSHKSPIAITEAWQAVTDRE, encoded by the coding sequence ATGCATACGTTAACGGTTGATGAGCTGGTGGATCAGGACAACCATGCATGGGAAGAGGTCAGAAATATTCTGCAAGAAGGGAATAATCCATATCGTATTGTACTGGCAGAATCGGAATCTGCTAGGGGAGATTCGCTCTACCGTTTGCAAGTGAGCACAAAATCGTACTTGGGAACGGTTGCCTATGAAACAGGAGGGATCATATTTGACCACGGATGGATCACCTTACTGGGTGCAGGTGGGCCTGAAATTTACGGTAGTTTGGCTTCGTGGAACGGGCTGCAAGAGCCAGTGAGCGTCCCTGCACTTGGGGGAATGCTGATTGTGGCCTATGATGCAGCAGGTGGCTTCTTTGGATTGGATACAGGGAAGTTTGGACGCAGCGGCCACATCTACTATTTTGCACCGGATGCATTGGAGTGGGAATCCACTGAACTGGCCTATTCCGGTTTCTTGAGCTGGTTGGCTGAGGGAGATTTGGGCTTGTTCTACCAGACATTCCGTTGGAATGGTTGGCAGTCGGATATGGAGCAACTTCAGCCAGGAGAGGTATTTGCTTATTATCCGCCGCTATGGACTCAGGAAGGTGGCGGAGAGACCAGCCACAAATCACCTATAGCCATAACAGAAGCGTGGCAGGCGGTGACGGATCGGGAATAG
- a CDS encoding AraC family transcriptional regulator → MNLHELDQLLRSKTEIELLQQQSNQVINDLSKESENERFFDMNLNMYRMPALFFFGEHDIYISKHNRFAPMLEHMHEFIELNYVYSGKCNQIIAGKEIQLCEGQVCVLDKDVPHSISPLGENDILINILLQRETISSLFLQRLSKKKSLIGEFLANSVLQHQHHNHFIIFESQHNENLQYILRRILIEYFSRQEDSMELVKAYLPIVFGELVRVLESEHNIHVNQQENHITSILNYMEEHYQHLSLQQLSNHFNYNSTYLSNKLKKVTGLTYTQLIANIKLNAAYSLVVNTNLPFEMIFKQVGYNSMSFFYKKFKTAYGATPQNIRNKQMRK, encoded by the coding sequence ATGAACCTTCATGAGCTGGATCAGTTGCTGAGAAGTAAAACTGAAATTGAGCTTCTGCAACAACAAAGCAATCAGGTGATTAATGATCTCTCCAAAGAATCGGAGAATGAGCGATTTTTTGATATGAATCTGAATATGTATCGAATGCCCGCTTTATTCTTTTTCGGAGAACATGATATTTATATTAGCAAGCACAACAGGTTTGCTCCGATGCTAGAGCACATGCATGAATTTATTGAATTAAACTATGTTTACTCAGGTAAATGCAACCAAATTATAGCAGGCAAAGAGATTCAGCTTTGTGAAGGTCAAGTGTGTGTTCTGGATAAGGATGTGCCGCACAGCATCTCTCCTTTGGGAGAAAACGATATACTGATTAATATCCTGCTGCAAAGAGAAACGATCTCGTCCCTCTTTCTACAGCGGCTATCCAAGAAAAAAAGTTTGATCGGCGAGTTTCTCGCCAACTCTGTCCTCCAGCATCAGCATCATAATCACTTTATTATTTTTGAGTCGCAGCATAATGAGAACCTTCAGTATATATTGCGTAGAATCTTAATCGAATATTTTTCCAGGCAAGAGGACTCTATGGAGTTGGTCAAGGCTTATTTGCCAATTGTATTTGGAGAATTGGTTCGTGTATTGGAAAGCGAGCATAATATTCATGTAAACCAACAGGAAAATCATATTACCTCTATTCTGAATTATATGGAAGAGCATTATCAGCATTTAAGCCTTCAGCAATTATCTAACCATTTTAATTACAATAGCACGTATTTAAGTAACAAGTTAAAAAAAGTAACGGGTCTTACTTACACTCAGCTCATTGCCAACATTAAGCTTAATGCCGCCTATTCTTTGGTTGTGAATACCAACCTGCCGTTTGAAATGATATTTAAGCAGGTTGGATATAACAGCATGAGTTTTTTCTATAAAAAATTTAAGACCGCGTATGGTGCCACCCCGCAAAATATCCGAAACAAACAAATGAGAAAATGA
- a CDS encoding response regulator transcription factor, which yields MYKVFIVDDEPFIIEGLYDIVDWPSFGLEIVGHAENGSLALEALASRPVDVLITDISMPTMNGLRLICEARKLHADLKVIILSGFNEFDYLKEGMKLGIENYLLKPINVEELESTLCNTTEKLDRFWMDQRYETFGVQVLKENTLYRWLTGQIAPTEFQERAELIGFSLNIPFMAVAVLRTEGDSVGMHQQLRQYIQHQPDLTLFLDVDADSVIIAALPNYDEGRQDLIMLLEDFSVQWSTDGEETVYIGIGSAGSLVAAPRSYNEAKRSLEYFVLYDDRRIIDYTLLEEGGGNAGETCSIEWKDYAKLIIARDLDALTARIQSDFEQIQHLERVTPDELRNMALELVIRFKMELESIKHSNESERFQQGLHQIKCCTTWAELVSALQHVATETVNSLLQDMKNPIVSQVLSYIHVHYAKELSLKILGYQYHLHPVYLGQLFHKETGETFAEYINQYRIKKAKEQLKSTNLKVNEIARNVGYWETGYFYKQFRKYVGISPTDYKGLG from the coding sequence ATGTATAAAGTATTTATTGTAGACGATGAGCCTTTTATCATTGAGGGATTATACGATATTGTGGATTGGCCCTCTTTTGGGCTAGAAATTGTCGGACATGCGGAAAATGGCTCTTTGGCGCTGGAAGCGCTGGCGTCCAGACCCGTGGACGTACTGATTACGGACATTTCCATGCCAACGATGAATGGTCTCAGGCTGATTTGTGAGGCGAGAAAGCTGCATGCTGACTTGAAGGTGATTATTTTGAGCGGATTTAATGAATTTGATTACTTGAAGGAAGGCATGAAGCTGGGCATCGAAAATTATCTTTTGAAGCCGATTAATGTGGAAGAACTGGAATCCACTTTATGCAATACAACGGAGAAGCTGGATAGGTTCTGGATGGATCAACGATATGAGACGTTCGGGGTGCAGGTGCTTAAGGAAAATACGTTGTATCGTTGGCTGACAGGACAGATTGCGCCTACAGAATTTCAGGAACGTGCTGAATTGATAGGTTTTTCGTTAAATATCCCCTTCATGGCGGTAGCCGTGTTACGGACGGAGGGGGATTCGGTAGGAATGCATCAACAGTTAAGGCAGTACATTCAGCATCAGCCCGATTTAACATTGTTTCTCGATGTTGATGCGGATAGTGTAATCATTGCCGCACTGCCGAATTATGATGAGGGCAGACAGGACTTGATTATGCTGTTGGAGGATTTTTCTGTTCAGTGGTCAACGGACGGGGAAGAAACAGTTTATATCGGGATAGGCAGCGCCGGCTCGCTTGTTGCTGCTCCACGCAGCTATAATGAAGCTAAAAGGTCACTGGAATATTTTGTGCTATATGATGACCGCCGGATCATTGACTATACGTTGCTAGAGGAGGGTGGGGGAAATGCTGGCGAAACTTGTTCCATCGAATGGAAGGATTATGCGAAGCTGATTATAGCAAGAGACCTAGATGCGCTTACCGCACGGATTCAGAGTGATTTTGAGCAAATCCAGCATCTTGAAAGGGTTACCCCGGATGAATTGCGGAATATGGCGCTGGAACTGGTGATCCGGTTCAAGATGGAACTGGAGAGCATCAAGCATTCCAATGAGTCGGAGCGGTTTCAGCAGGGGTTGCACCAGATAAAATGCTGTACGACATGGGCAGAGCTGGTGAGCGCGCTTCAGCATGTGGCGACAGAGACGGTGAATTCACTACTGCAAGATATGAAGAACCCTATTGTAAGCCAGGTGCTGTCCTATATCCATGTTCATTATGCCAAGGAGTTATCATTAAAAATATTAGGTTACCAGTACCACCTTCACCCCGTTTATCTCGGTCAGTTGTTTCATAAGGAAACGGGCGAAACCTTTGCTGAATATATCAATCAATACCGAATTAAAAAAGCCAAGGAGCAGCTTAAAAGCACAAATCTCAAGGTAAACGAAATTGCGCGGAACGTAGGGTATTGGGAGACGGGATATTTTTATAAGCAGTTCAGAAAATATGTGGGCATTTCCCCGACAGATTATAAAGGATTGGGATAA
- a CDS encoding phosphotransferase — MEAVLRRNWPEWNGTLQRRTGGWNNTTYFVKSGGRSGVLRVYDTHRDRDKIEFEHAVLQALSKQSLSFRVPMPIRTITGETLAQVDKDSGKYVCLFEYIEGISPLEQDPSFAHSFGEAAGELSAVLATLNLDMTPVYRPYYALQQSYPLCSPEVIQGFCLNPPEPLKNLHEELRLIGKVYEEITDSLQALEELPHQLVHGDLNASNLLVKDSDHSQVAALLDFEFCTLDVRVMEPAVILSGFLGQPEETTAVRDFCRGFSRQIRLSQPEIDALPVLMLLRKVDVFLHFVSRFLEGTDQPHVLQEQAKQITADLLQLSTSSSWIQEELAQAEQCMNKRATCRVML, encoded by the coding sequence TTGGAAGCGGTACTAAGACGGAACTGGCCAGAGTGGAATGGAACATTGCAAAGACGAACCGGGGGCTGGAATAATACGACGTATTTTGTTAAGAGCGGTGGGCGAAGCGGGGTGCTGCGCGTCTACGATACACACAGGGATCGGGACAAAATTGAATTTGAGCATGCGGTTTTGCAGGCGCTGAGCAAGCAATCTCTATCCTTCAGGGTTCCAATGCCAATTCGAACGATTACAGGAGAGACACTTGCACAGGTTGACAAGGATAGTGGCAAATATGTGTGTCTATTCGAATACATAGAAGGTATATCACCCTTGGAGCAGGACCCTAGCTTTGCCCATTCTTTTGGCGAGGCTGCTGGTGAACTATCTGCTGTACTTGCAACACTTAATCTTGATATGACCCCAGTCTATCGGCCGTATTATGCTTTGCAGCAATCCTATCCATTATGTAGCCCGGAAGTAATCCAAGGCTTTTGTTTAAACCCGCCGGAGCCTCTCAAGAATTTACATGAAGAGCTGCGCCTGATAGGAAAAGTATATGAAGAGATTACAGATTCACTTCAAGCATTGGAAGAGTTGCCGCATCAGCTTGTACATGGAGATTTGAACGCTTCTAATTTATTAGTAAAGGATTCTGATCATAGCCAGGTGGCTGCACTGCTTGATTTTGAATTTTGCACGTTAGACGTTCGGGTGATGGAACCGGCGGTCATCTTATCAGGATTTTTGGGGCAACCGGAGGAGACAACGGCTGTTCGTGATTTTTGTCGGGGCTTCAGCCGCCAGATCCGTTTAAGCCAACCCGAGATCGACGCTTTGCCTGTGTTGATGCTGCTTAGAAAGGTAGACGTATTTCTTCATTTTGTGAGTCGCTTTCTGGAAGGAACAGATCAGCCACACGTATTGCAAGAACAGGCCAAACAGATCACAGCCGACTTGCTCCAACTGTCTACCAGCAGTAGCTGGATTCAGGAGGAGTTGGCCCAAGCGGAACAATGTATGAATAAACGAGCTACATGCCGTGTTATGTTATAA
- a CDS encoding MFS transporter, whose translation MNIKNKIWFKTALLSISLVLTSASAISAVIPMMLNQLPGVSSSLIESVVTIPSFSMMLFVLLSGPISSRLGKKNTVLLGLLLVVIGGILPMLTTNITWILALRLVLGAGLGMFNSLAVSLISDFFEGDERAQLVGFQSAVQGLGSSLATFVAGQLALIDWPFAFLCYAITIPIALLFFFIIPEPEREEPTVSSIGTGHRGGGISLSVLGLGAALFLFMTFIMIVYTKTGIMIAEKSMPNAGFLGTALTLFSLSTMIAGFLFGRIYKWFRNYAPFISSLLTATGFVLLWFAQNVTMVTVAMLIIGFSFALFIPYIFTILTKIVPKGSETISISIAMVGSNLGAFASPYVIKLVGVLSGNETASFSFLVSAIVFMIAALLCLGIAIRGKGSKTQTAVHS comes from the coding sequence ATGAATATCAAAAACAAAATATGGTTTAAAACGGCGTTGCTGTCTATTTCCTTAGTCCTGACATCAGCGAGTGCTATTTCGGCTGTCATCCCGATGATGCTGAACCAATTACCGGGAGTCTCCAGTTCGCTGATTGAAAGCGTAGTTACGATCCCGTCCTTCTCGATGATGCTGTTTGTGCTGCTGAGTGGTCCGATCTCTTCTCGCCTGGGTAAAAAAAATACAGTCCTGCTAGGACTTTTGCTCGTGGTCATCGGCGGAATACTTCCTATGCTCACTACGAATATTACATGGATTCTCGCGTTGCGTTTGGTGCTAGGAGCAGGTCTGGGGATGTTCAATTCACTGGCTGTCAGTTTAATTAGTGATTTTTTTGAAGGGGACGAACGTGCTCAATTGGTAGGCTTTCAAAGCGCTGTACAAGGGCTCGGAAGCAGCTTGGCTACCTTTGTGGCAGGACAGCTTGCCCTAATCGACTGGCCGTTTGCCTTTTTGTGCTATGCGATCACGATTCCGATCGCACTGTTATTCTTTTTTATCATCCCTGAACCAGAGCGCGAGGAGCCTACAGTGAGCTCCATAGGAACGGGTCACAGAGGTGGGGGAATATCTCTATCTGTACTTGGATTAGGAGCTGCACTTTTTCTGTTTATGACTTTTATTATGATTGTGTATACCAAAACAGGCATTATGATTGCTGAGAAGAGTATGCCTAATGCAGGATTTTTAGGGACCGCTTTAACGCTGTTCTCCTTATCAACCATGATTGCAGGCTTCTTGTTTGGTAGAATATATAAATGGTTCAGAAATTACGCACCTTTTATCTCCAGTTTATTAACAGCGACAGGTTTTGTCCTGCTGTGGTTTGCTCAGAATGTGACCATGGTTACGGTTGCCATGCTGATCATTGGCTTTAGCTTTGCGCTGTTTATTCCTTATATTTTTACGATACTAACTAAAATCGTACCTAAAGGCAGTGAGACGATATCTATTTCGATTGCAATGGTAGGCTCCAATTTGGGAGCGTTTGCTTCGCCTTATGTTATCAAGTTAGTTGGGGTGTTGTCTGGGAATGAAACTGCCTCATTTTCCTTTCTCGTCTCTGCGATTGTATTTATGATTGCTGCGCTCCTCTGTCTGGGAATCGCTATTAGAGGAAAGGGAAGCAAAACACAGACGGCAGTTCACAGTTAA
- a CDS encoding endo-beta-N-acetylglucosaminidase, giving the protein MDEELGGQDTNRRADNAYQWMTFIRDRVWWSGPNQNPVRAQRNPSVDLSDVKASGANWDGIAAYIAERSVIRGSHFNTSFNTGHGLQYVVNGVVSNPKEWSNINIQDIPVTWQWWLDTKGKPLSVDYDYGPNYTKGTRFTYQPVGAYQGGSSLVVNGELNSDNFLRLYKTDLSVNQNSNLSITYNKPSSDDSSVLSIGLMFKDNPGQVVKVSIPNSGKQTTGWVSRNLDLSPYQGKTIAAFGLSFDNTNKTIKNYQMNIGQIKITDGSARKPAAPTGFKITKALTDTNEMLVAWDLEDYSKVKQYNLYENGSYIGGIYDSTYYIKSLNHKSCELMLTAVGADGTESEPARLSYDLNAAVSHIKVETKENGEATVTWKNPSKADGTVKLTLITDYTDTVFHKTIMADNGAETATFTDLPTNGDRYTLRIVTGDHEPVAYTGHLADTMIEPYAKENVTVTGSTYTLALPTLKDWHYLYVYENDVPKLFGVTYVSKKFPYIVRGRTKLSELTFTPTSRTSSLKIVLEDYAGNQATTYVR; this is encoded by the coding sequence GTGGATGAAGAGCTTGGCGGGCAGGACACCAATCGCAGAGCTGACAATGCCTATCAATGGATGACCTTTATCCGCGACCGTGTCTGGTGGTCCGGTCCGAATCAGAATCCCGTTCGTGCACAAAGAAACCCAAGTGTAGATTTGTCTGATGTAAAAGCTTCAGGTGCAAACTGGGACGGTATCGCGGCATATATCGCCGAACGTTCTGTCATCCGTGGCTCCCATTTTAACACCAGCTTCAATACCGGCCATGGCTTGCAGTATGTAGTGAATGGAGTTGTTTCCAATCCGAAGGAATGGTCCAACATTAATATTCAGGATATCCCGGTGACCTGGCAATGGTGGCTCGATACCAAAGGTAAACCGCTCTCGGTTGACTACGACTATGGCCCGAATTATACCAAAGGTACTCGGTTTACCTATCAGCCTGTGGGCGCTTATCAGGGCGGCAGCTCCCTTGTCGTTAATGGAGAGCTGAATTCAGATAACTTTTTACGCCTGTATAAAACGGATCTGTCGGTTAATCAGAATTCAAACTTGTCCATCACGTACAATAAGCCTTCCTCTGATGACAGCTCAGTACTGAGCATCGGACTTATGTTCAAGGATAACCCCGGCCAAGTCGTAAAAGTCAGCATCCCTAACTCTGGTAAACAAACCACGGGCTGGGTTAGCCGCAATTTGGACTTGAGTCCCTATCAAGGAAAAACAATTGCAGCTTTCGGTTTATCTTTTGATAATACGAATAAAACAATCAAAAACTATCAGATGAATATCGGCCAAATCAAGATAACAGACGGTTCTGCCCGGAAACCAGCCGCGCCGACAGGATTTAAAATCACCAAGGCACTGACCGATACGAACGAAATGCTCGTAGCCTGGGACCTTGAGGATTACTCCAAAGTTAAACAATACAATCTGTATGAGAACGGTTCCTATATCGGCGGAATTTATGACTCAACCTATTATATTAAATCCCTAAACCATAAATCTTGTGAATTAATGCTTACCGCAGTTGGGGCTGATGGAACGGAAAGCGAACCGGCTCGATTAAGCTACGATCTGAATGCTGCCGTCAGTCATATTAAGGTGGAGACGAAAGAAAACGGGGAGGCTACAGTAACGTGGAAAAATCCCTCTAAAGCGGACGGAACGGTTAAATTGACCTTAATCACCGACTATACGGACACCGTATTCCATAAAACCATTATGGCGGACAATGGCGCTGAAACGGCTACGTTTACCGATCTGCCCACAAACGGTGATCGCTATACACTACGTATCGTCACCGGCGATCATGAACCTGTAGCCTATACCGGGCATCTCGCAGACACGATGATAGAGCCTTATGCAAAAGAGAATGTGACGGTCACCGGATCAACGTATACGCTTGCTCTACCCACCTTGAAGGACTGGCATTATTTATATGTATACGAAAACGATGTGCCCAAACTATTTGGTGTAACTTATGTATCAAAAAAGTTTCCTTACATTGTCCGGGGAAGAACAAAATTAAGTGAACTCACTTTTACCCCTACTTCTCGTACCAGCTCGCTAAAGATCGTGCTTGAAGATTACGCTGGCAATCAGGCCACCACATATGTAAGATAG